The proteins below come from a single Kosakonia sp. SMBL-WEM22 genomic window:
- the treZ gene encoding malto-oligosyltrehalose trehalohydrolase: MATKTFSKTWGAERLADGAVRFRLWATGQQSVTLRLDGQEKPMTRSEEGWFETTVSRVNAGAQYQFVLADGMAIPDPASRGQLAEVNGPSLVVDPDSYQWQHADWQGRPWEEAVVYELHIGTFTPQGTFQAAIEKLPYLAELGVTMVEVMPVSQFGGTRGWGYDGVLLYAPHSAYGTPDDFKAFVDAAHGYGLSVVLDIVLNHFGPEGNYLPLLSPDFFHKERQTPWGAGIAYDVDAARAYISEAPLYWLHEYNLDGLRFDAIDQIEDTNEPHILVEIAKRIRQEITDRPIHLTTEDSRNIVSLHPRDESGTATLFTGEWNDDFHNAVHVFATGETHAYYEDFADSPEKWVARVLAEGFAYQGEVSQHAGEPRGVDSTQQPPVAFVDFIQNHDQVGNRAQGDRLISLAGADRTRVMLATLLLSPHIPLLFMGEEYGETNPFLFFTDFHGDLAKAVREGRTREFEGHAGHEGEDVPDPNDPETFTRSQLDWTRPHSVEGQRWLAFSRELLALRQQHIVPLLGGATRQQGEIIATAPGFIAVRWALPLGTLSMALNIGTASQPLPELPGETLFAWPEAGAELAQNAIIVRLSQGEAE; this comes from the coding sequence ATGGCGACCAAAACGTTTTCAAAAACATGGGGTGCAGAGCGACTGGCCGACGGCGCGGTTCGCTTCCGTTTGTGGGCCACCGGTCAGCAGAGCGTAACGCTGCGTCTTGACGGGCAGGAGAAGCCGATGACGCGCAGCGAAGAGGGGTGGTTTGAAACCACCGTCTCGCGCGTGAACGCAGGCGCGCAGTATCAATTTGTCCTCGCCGACGGTATGGCGATCCCCGATCCCGCCTCGCGCGGCCAGTTGGCCGAGGTTAACGGCCCGTCGCTGGTCGTCGATCCTGACAGCTATCAGTGGCAACACGCTGACTGGCAGGGCCGCCCATGGGAAGAGGCGGTGGTTTACGAGTTACACATCGGCACCTTTACGCCGCAGGGCACCTTCCAGGCGGCAATCGAAAAATTACCTTATCTCGCCGAGCTTGGCGTCACCATGGTTGAGGTGATGCCGGTCTCGCAATTTGGCGGCACTCGCGGCTGGGGCTATGACGGCGTGCTGCTCTACGCGCCGCACTCCGCTTACGGCACGCCGGATGATTTCAAAGCTTTTGTCGATGCCGCCCACGGCTACGGCCTGTCGGTAGTGCTTGACATCGTGCTTAACCACTTCGGGCCAGAGGGCAACTACCTGCCGCTGCTGTCGCCCGATTTCTTCCACAAAGAGCGCCAGACGCCGTGGGGCGCGGGCATCGCCTATGATGTTGATGCCGCGCGCGCCTACATTAGCGAAGCGCCGCTCTACTGGCTGCACGAGTACAACCTCGATGGCCTGCGCTTCGATGCTATTGATCAGATTGAGGACACCAACGAGCCGCATATCCTGGTCGAGATCGCCAAACGCATTCGCCAGGAGATCACCGACCGTCCCATCCATCTCACTACCGAAGACAGCCGCAATATCGTCTCGCTGCATCCGCGCGATGAGTCCGGCACTGCCACGCTCTTCACTGGCGAGTGGAACGATGATTTCCATAACGCGGTGCATGTCTTCGCCACCGGCGAGACCCATGCCTATTACGAAGATTTTGCCGACAGCCCGGAAAAATGGGTGGCGCGCGTGCTGGCTGAAGGCTTTGCCTACCAGGGGGAAGTGTCGCAGCACGCGGGCGAGCCGCGCGGTGTGGACAGCACCCAGCAGCCGCCGGTCGCGTTTGTCGACTTTATTCAAAATCATGACCAGGTAGGCAACCGTGCGCAGGGCGACCGTCTCATCTCGCTGGCGGGAGCCGACCGCACCCGCGTGATGCTCGCGACGCTGCTGCTGTCGCCGCATATTCCGCTGCTGTTTATGGGCGAGGAGTATGGTGAGACCAACCCGTTCCTCTTCTTTACCGATTTCCACGGCGATCTGGCAAAAGCGGTGCGCGAAGGGCGCACGCGCGAGTTTGAAGGCCATGCCGGACATGAAGGGGAAGATGTGCCCGATCCGAACGATCCGGAGACCTTTACCCGCTCCCAGCTCGACTGGACGCGTCCGCACAGCGTGGAAGGGCAGCGCTGGCTGGCCTTCAGCCGTGAGCTGCTCGCATTGCGCCAGCAGCATATTGTGCCGTTGCTAGGCGGTGCGACCCGTCAGCAGGGCGAGATTATCGCCACCGCGCCCGGTTTTATCGCCGTGCGCTGGGCGCTGCCGCTGGGCACGCTCTCTATGGCGTTGAATATCGGTACGGCCAGCCAGCCGCTACCGGAATTGCCGGGCGAAACGCTTTTCGCCTGGCCTGAGGCGGGTGCCGAACTGGCGCAGAATGCCATTATCGTTCGTTTATCGCAGGGAGAAGCCGAGTGA
- the treY gene encoding malto-oligosyltrehalose synthase, with protein sequence MTFERAVALVPYIKKLGISHLYASPIFTATSGSTHGYDVTDANEIDPTLGGREGFDKLAQALKAAGLGLIIDIVPNHMAASLENAWWRDVIAKGEKSPWARHFDIDWSRRLTLPFLGEDFDAVVEKGELKVEADPQTGKPAFVYYESVYPLVEESWQGREQEIIGLTDAAKIAELHAQQPWRLMSWRDAASDLSYRRFFEITGLVGMRVEDDQVFDDTHKLILELVHSGAVDGLRVDHVDGLADPRGYLMRLRQKAGDACHITVEKILGKGEHLPDDWPVSGTTGYEFIAALSDVLVDDENLDGLREAYDRVVGKPVDMRAELRAAKLLMVDRNFAGEFSVLLRLAGEIAGHEASTPAEEALRQALRELLIAFPVYRTYGTAQGLPPADLALLQKVVSKVKASSYAPDPNALDVITRILTGDMPDSARDDAARFRTRFQQLTGPLMAKSVEDTLFFRQNMDLALNEVGAEPLRRNFSLARFHQEMQTRLEKQPDALSGTSTHDTKRGEDARARLYTLTEAPARWAECVTRWREMNKEKVSMLEDGPAPRPAVAWMIYQALAGVWPVTLQPDDAEGLKALEGRFVEFVEKALREAKQRTDWVDSNDAYESAVLDYVRHLLSPDNQPFLQDFTTSLLPFIRAGLVNSLTQTLIKLAAPGVPDIYQGSEALNFSLVDPDNRLEPDYPELERLLDAQEHADPRLQEGWSSGQLKQSFIARLLHLRLEKPALFRHGDYLPLNADGEQADNVIAFARVDEDDALIVLAPRLLFGALDGSLNGAVIPLPERLAHRHYRDMLSGEDVLLNDRVNLRSIGGFTFAVLVSA encoded by the coding sequence ATGACTTTTGAGCGCGCCGTGGCGCTGGTGCCCTATATCAAAAAGCTGGGCATCAGCCATCTTTATGCTTCACCGATTTTTACCGCCACCTCTGGCTCCACGCACGGGTATGACGTCACCGACGCTAACGAGATCGACCCGACGCTCGGCGGTCGGGAAGGGTTCGACAAGCTGGCGCAGGCGCTGAAAGCTGCCGGGCTGGGGCTTATCATTGATATCGTGCCAAACCATATGGCCGCCTCGCTGGAGAACGCCTGGTGGCGCGATGTGATCGCTAAAGGCGAAAAGAGCCCATGGGCGCGCCATTTTGATATCGACTGGTCGCGTCGCCTGACGCTGCCGTTCCTCGGCGAGGATTTTGACGCCGTGGTGGAGAAGGGCGAGCTAAAAGTGGAAGCCGACCCGCAAACCGGTAAACCCGCATTCGTTTACTACGAAAGCGTCTACCCGCTGGTGGAAGAGAGCTGGCAGGGGCGCGAGCAGGAGATCATCGGTTTGACCGATGCGGCGAAAATTGCTGAACTGCACGCGCAGCAGCCCTGGCGGCTGATGAGCTGGCGCGATGCGGCCAGCGATCTCTCCTATCGCCGCTTCTTTGAGATCACCGGTCTGGTCGGCATGCGGGTGGAAGATGATCAAGTCTTTGACGACACCCATAAACTGATCCTCGAACTGGTACACAGCGGCGCAGTCGATGGCCTGCGCGTCGATCACGTCGACGGTCTTGCCGACCCGCGCGGTTACCTGATGCGCCTGCGGCAAAAAGCGGGCGACGCCTGCCATATCACCGTTGAGAAGATCCTCGGTAAAGGCGAGCATCTGCCCGACGACTGGCCGGTCTCTGGCACCACCGGGTATGAGTTTATCGCTGCGCTCTCCGATGTGCTGGTCGATGATGAGAATCTCGACGGCCTGCGTGAGGCTTACGATCGGGTGGTCGGTAAACCGGTCGACATGAGAGCGGAGCTGCGCGCGGCGAAGCTGCTGATGGTCGATCGTAACTTTGCTGGTGAGTTCAGTGTGCTGCTGCGTCTTGCCGGTGAGATCGCCGGGCATGAAGCTTCTACACCTGCTGAAGAGGCGCTGCGCCAGGCGTTGCGCGAGCTGCTGATCGCCTTCCCGGTCTATCGGACCTACGGCACGGCGCAGGGTCTGCCGCCCGCCGACCTGGCGCTGCTGCAAAAAGTGGTCTCGAAGGTGAAAGCCAGCAGCTATGCCCCGGATCCGAACGCTCTCGACGTTATCACCCGCATTCTGACCGGCGATATGCCGGACAGCGCGCGCGATGACGCTGCCCGTTTCCGCACCCGTTTCCAACAACTCACCGGGCCACTGATGGCGAAATCGGTAGAAGACACGCTCTTTTTCCGCCAGAACATGGATCTCGCCCTCAATGAAGTGGGTGCCGAGCCGTTACGCCGTAACTTTTCCCTTGCCCGTTTCCATCAGGAGATGCAGACACGGCTTGAGAAACAGCCCGACGCGCTCTCCGGCACTTCGACCCACGACACCAAGCGTGGGGAAGATGCCCGCGCCAGGCTCTACACCCTGACGGAAGCGCCCGCGCGCTGGGCGGAGTGCGTTACCCGCTGGCGTGAAATGAACAAAGAAAAAGTGAGCATGCTGGAGGATGGCCCCGCACCGCGTCCGGCAGTAGCGTGGATGATCTACCAGGCGCTGGCGGGTGTCTGGCCGGTAACCTTGCAGCCGGATGATGCCGAGGGGCTGAAAGCGCTGGAAGGGCGTTTTGTTGAGTTTGTCGAGAAGGCGCTGCGCGAAGCGAAACAGCGTACCGACTGGGTCGACAGTAACGATGCCTATGAAAGCGCGGTGCTGGACTACGTTCGCCACCTGCTTTCGCCGGATAATCAGCCATTTTTACAGGATTTCACCACATCGTTGCTGCCATTTATTCGCGCCGGGCTGGTAAATAGCCTGACCCAGACGCTGATCAAGCTGGCCGCACCGGGCGTACCGGATATCTATCAAGGCAGCGAAGCGCTCAATTTCAGCCTTGTTGATCCCGATAACCGCCTGGAGCCGGACTACCCGGAACTGGAGCGCCTGCTTGATGCCCAGGAGCACGCCGACCCGCGTTTACAGGAGGGGTGGTCGAGCGGCCAGCTCAAGCAATCCTTTATCGCGCGCCTGCTGCACCTGCGCCTGGAGAAACCGGCGCTGTTCCGCCATGGCGACTATCTGCCGCTGAATGCTGACGGCGAGCAGGCGGATAATGTCATCGCCTTTGCGCGGGTTGACGAGGATGACGCGCTGATTGTGCTGGCACCGCGCCTGCTGTTTGGCGCGCTGGATGGCAGCCTGAACGGCGCGGTGATCCCGTTACCGGAGCGGCTGGCGCATCGTCATTACCGGGATATGCTTAGCGGAGAGGATGTGTTGCTCAACGATCGCGTCAATTTGCGATCGATTGGCGGTTTTACGTTTGCAGTACTGGTCAGCGCATAA
- the bla gene encoding class A beta-lactamase: protein MHLSVKFIPALLLVASAANAATIDSATLTAIARLQEEKLHARIGIAVIDTASGKSVSYRGDERFPLNSTHKALLCGALLSKVDQQEFALSDTTQFSKETLVEYSPVTSKFVAPKSMSWQQLCSAAIEYSDNTAANLLATKLGGPQKVTAWFAGLGDNVTRLDRSEPELNSAVPGDLQDTTTPLAVSHTLAKLTLGDALKPESRAQLVQWMKDDNVADALLRASLPSGWTIGDKTGAGAHGSRSIISVVWPKKGQPIIVSVYITQTEATLAQSNDAIARIGKSIFAATH, encoded by the coding sequence ATGCATCTGTCTGTTAAATTTATTCCCGCGCTGCTGCTCGTCGCATCCGCGGCCAATGCCGCCACCATTGATTCGGCAACCCTCACCGCTATTGCCCGCTTGCAGGAGGAGAAGCTGCACGCGCGCATCGGTATCGCGGTGATCGATACCGCCTCAGGTAAGAGCGTCAGCTACCGTGGCGATGAGCGTTTTCCGTTGAACAGCACCCATAAAGCGCTGCTCTGCGGCGCGCTGTTGAGCAAGGTGGATCAGCAAGAGTTCGCCCTCAGCGACACTACGCAGTTCAGCAAAGAGACACTGGTTGAGTATTCGCCGGTGACCAGCAAATTTGTCGCGCCGAAAAGCATGAGCTGGCAGCAGCTGTGCAGCGCAGCAATTGAGTACAGCGATAACACCGCCGCCAACCTGCTGGCAACGAAGCTGGGCGGCCCGCAAAAAGTGACCGCCTGGTTTGCAGGTTTAGGGGACAACGTCACGCGTCTCGACCGTAGCGAGCCGGAGCTGAACAGCGCTGTGCCTGGGGATTTACAGGATACCACCACGCCACTCGCCGTCAGCCATACGCTGGCGAAACTGACGCTTGGCGATGCGCTCAAACCCGAAAGCCGCGCGCAGCTGGTGCAGTGGATGAAGGATGACAACGTTGCCGATGCGCTACTGCGCGCGTCGCTGCCGTCCGGCTGGACAATCGGTGATAAGACCGGTGCAGGTGCTCACGGCTCGCGCTCAATTATCAGCGTGGTGTGGCCGAAAAAAGGGCAGCCAATCATCGTCTCTGTCTATATAACGCAAACAGAAGCGACGCTGGCGCAGAGTAACGATGCCATTGCGCGTATCGGCAAAAGCATATTCGCGGCGACGCACTAA
- a CDS encoding metallophosphoesterase gives MRIAQLSDIHAAADNDNLARLRTAIAWLLAFPPDIVVVSGDLADDGWAQGYRDIAAQLSRLPCRSLLLAGNADDKAVMCASMPQLAASSADKPLHFNETLEGVSLVGVDVTVAGKSGGDITPHLPWLELTLREAGHLVMLFMHQHLFPSGIAPLDAAMCEGGAALAALIERLPHPPLAICCGHVHRAMASTFAGVAAYCCGSICPANPLLLNESAPPPITDPAALMLHDIRPQGRVSHFIGV, from the coding sequence ATGCGCATTGCTCAACTTAGCGATATTCACGCCGCAGCAGACAATGACAACCTCGCCCGCCTGCGTACCGCTATTGCATGGCTTCTCGCCTTCCCGCCCGATATCGTGGTGGTGAGCGGCGATCTGGCGGACGATGGCTGGGCGCAGGGGTATCGCGACATTGCCGCACAGCTTAGTCGTTTGCCCTGCCGCTCCCTGCTGCTGGCGGGGAACGCCGATGATAAAGCGGTGATGTGCGCCAGCATGCCGCAACTGGCAGCATCTTCAGCCGATAAACCGCTCCATTTTAATGAAACGCTGGAAGGCGTTTCGCTGGTTGGTGTGGATGTGACGGTTGCCGGGAAAAGCGGCGGTGATATCACGCCCCATCTGCCGTGGCTGGAGCTGACTTTGCGCGAAGCTGGGCACCTGGTGATGCTGTTCATGCATCAGCATCTCTTCCCGAGCGGTATTGCGCCGCTGGATGCGGCAATGTGCGAAGGTGGCGCGGCGCTGGCGGCGCTGATTGAGCGCCTGCCGCACCCGCCGCTGGCGATCTGCTGCGGGCATGTGCACCGCGCGATGGCGTCAACCTTCGCCGGTGTGGCCGCCTATTGCTGTGGCTCAATCTGCCCGGCAAATCCGCTGCTGTTGAATGAGAGTGCCCCTCCTCCCATCACCGATCCTGCCGCGTTGATGCTCCATGACATCCGCCCGCAGGGCCGGGTCAGCCATTTTATCGGCGTGTAA